From Epinephelus lanceolatus isolate andai-2023 chromosome 12, ASM4190304v1, whole genome shotgun sequence, the proteins below share one genomic window:
- the LOC144465047 gene encoding uncharacterized protein LOC144465047, which translates to MASINAAAQRRSISLKRRRTDPPASAARDFIPAQRRPLRPLHQFSSGFNTAWAIHQDYPAENFQRVTPSGQGFLTAQPPELTATQETNAAVAALLVAQGLSEGEAWSAQGSGGVEPAPTTVEECFNDTFEEVVESVNSFPNGREEVGGTAGAQQRERASISEEHGPSPPPSPRRRLFHEGISTEALWSQQESLFPPQDTSLQHQHQVSKDLFSTSTPVKAGVADTGAASAPAAGRGVCGESPHNPHIIKR; encoded by the exons ATGGCTTCAATTAACG CTGCAGCACAAAGACGCTCAATTTCGTTGAAAAGGCGCAGAACAGACCCTCCAGCCTCTGCTGCTAGAGATTTTATACC TGCACAGCGCAGGCCACTGAGACCCCTCCATCAGTTTTCTAGCGGGTTTAACAC TGCCTGGGCGATTCACCAGGACTACCCAGCTGAAAATTTCCAGAGGGTTACACCGTCAGGACAAGGATTTCTCAC tgCTCAACCGCCCGAGCTGACGGCCACGCAAGAAACAAACGCTGCGGTAGCTGCGTTACTGGTTGCCCAGGGATTATCTGAGGGTGAAGCGTGGAGCGCACAAGGATCAGGCGGTGTAGAACCGGCTCCAACGACTGTTGAGGAGTGCTTCAACGACACATTCGAGGAGGTCGTGGAGTCTGTGAACTCGTTTCCTAACGGCCGAGAGGAAGTCGGCGGAACAGCGGGCGCCCAGCAGCGTGAGAGGGCTTCGATCAGTGAGGAACACGggccatctcctcctccttctccacgCCGTCGGCTATTTCACGAGGGAATATCTACAGAGGCTTTGTGGAGTCAGCAGGAGTCGCTCTTCCCACCACAGGACACCAGCCTACAGCATCAGCACCAAGTAAGCAAAGATCTGTTTTCTACAAGTACACCTGTGAAGGCTGGCGTTGCTGATACTGGTGCTGCTTCTGCTCCCGCAGCggggagaggtgtgtgtggggAATCTCCCCACAATCCCCACATTATTAAGAGGTGA